In the genome of Ktedonobacteraceae bacterium, one region contains:
- a CDS encoding (Fe-S)-binding protein, whose amino-acid sequence MTPPVISPTGGWVGAAIFVLVFIGALIIFGIRAGRLVALLAKARPEDRTDHIDDRIGEFFLTVLGQQGVLRDPIPGLAHFFTFWGFVIIQFGLLNLMLGAFNASLPVLGGNRAFSIVLDIFVILVAVALIVFAFRRAVVRPRQLRSFLHGPWDGFIILGLILLVIVTLSLLEGFEYAASNGAAWTLIGSWIGPWFSGLGTRDTTILYRFFWWAHILTVLYFLTYLPRSKHLHLMATPFNVFFRNYKPKGALPLMENLEEREDYGVSKAEQFTWKQLLDGYACTECGRCNTVCPATNTDKPLFPKEIVLGVKEALFVRSAEILGENTLWSKLGVAGVPLDETAKEKAAHHEPMVGGIITNDALWACTTCRACMEICPVSIEHVPKIVDMRRHLVMEESEFPTEVTPLFNNIERNANPWEISNDKRADWAEGLGVPLMAENPEADVLYWVGCMGSFDRRNQRVATAVVKILQAAKVNFAILGPEESCTGDPARRIGNEYLWQMMAQQNIETLNGYGFNLSGNSGNGQNGHAPGSDTAGPTLKHRTIITACPHCFNTIKNEYPQLGGDYEVVHHTVFIDQLLTGGKIKLPEGFDQRKLTYHDPCYIGRYNDIYEEPRRVLTVLNSNGISEMARNRNKSFCCGGGGGRAWMEERIGKRINQTRVNEALSTGAEVLAAACPFCITMFDDGVKGVEAEEKLQVEDISEIVARAIEAG is encoded by the coding sequence ATGACTCCCCCTGTCATATCGCCAACCGGGGGCTGGGTCGGTGCCGCGATATTTGTACTCGTATTCATCGGGGCACTTATCATATTTGGTATTCGAGCGGGCAGATTAGTCGCTTTGCTGGCAAAGGCGCGGCCTGAGGATCGCACCGATCATATCGATGATCGCATCGGCGAATTCTTCCTGACGGTGCTTGGGCAGCAAGGCGTGCTGCGCGACCCCATCCCCGGCCTCGCACACTTCTTTACTTTCTGGGGCTTCGTCATCATCCAGTTCGGGCTGCTTAACTTGATGCTTGGAGCGTTCAACGCCTCGCTACCTGTACTCGGTGGTAATCGCGCATTCAGTATCGTGCTGGATATTTTCGTGATTCTGGTAGCGGTTGCTTTGATCGTGTTCGCTTTCCGGCGTGCCGTGGTGCGTCCGAGGCAACTGAGAAGCTTTCTGCATGGGCCATGGGACGGTTTTATCATCCTGGGATTGATCCTGCTCGTCATTGTGACCCTGTCCCTGCTGGAGGGATTCGAGTATGCCGCGAGCAATGGGGCCGCATGGACGCTGATCGGTTCGTGGATCGGACCGTGGTTCAGCGGACTGGGCACGCGTGATACTACTATCCTGTATCGTTTCTTCTGGTGGGCGCATATTCTGACCGTTCTCTATTTCCTGACCTATCTGCCGCGTTCCAAGCACCTGCACCTGATGGCAACGCCTTTCAACGTCTTCTTCCGCAACTACAAACCGAAGGGCGCGCTGCCCTTGATGGAGAATTTAGAGGAGCGCGAGGACTACGGCGTCTCAAAAGCAGAGCAATTCACGTGGAAGCAGCTGCTTGACGGCTATGCCTGCACCGAATGCGGGCGCTGTAATACCGTCTGTCCCGCCACAAATACAGATAAGCCGCTTTTCCCGAAGGAAATCGTCCTGGGCGTCAAAGAGGCGCTGTTTGTGCGGAGCGCGGAGATTCTTGGTGAAAATACGCTGTGGTCAAAATTGGGGGTAGCCGGAGTGCCGCTTGATGAGACGGCGAAAGAGAAAGCCGCTCATCACGAGCCGATGGTTGGCGGCATTATTACCAATGACGCTCTGTGGGCCTGCACTACCTGCCGCGCCTGCATGGAGATCTGCCCGGTCTCGATTGAACACGTGCCGAAGATCGTCGATATGCGCCGTCACCTGGTGATGGAGGAGAGCGAATTTCCGACCGAGGTAACGCCGCTCTTCAACAATATCGAGCGCAACGCGAACCCATGGGAAATCAGCAACGATAAACGGGCGGACTGGGCCGAAGGATTGGGCGTGCCGCTGATGGCGGAGAATCCCGAAGCTGACGTGTTGTACTGGGTTGGCTGCATGGGCTCGTTCGACAGGCGCAACCAGCGCGTGGCTACGGCCGTCGTCAAAATACTGCAAGCCGCGAAAGTGAACTTTGCCATTCTCGGCCCCGAAGAATCGTGTACGGGCGATCCCGCCAGGCGTATTGGTAACGAGTATTTGTGGCAGATGATGGCGCAGCAAAACATTGAGACGCTAAACGGCTATGGATTCAATCTCTCAGGGAATTCCGGCAATGGGCAGAATGGACACGCGCCCGGCAGCGACACAGCAGGCCCAACGCTCAAGCATCGCACGATTATTACGGCCTGCCCGCACTGCTTCAATACTATAAAGAACGAGTACCCCCAGCTGGGCGGCGATTATGAGGTTGTGCATCATACGGTCTTTATCGACCAATTGCTGACCGGCGGAAAAATCAAGTTGCCCGAAGGCTTCGATCAACGCAAACTGACCTACCATGATCCCTGTTACATCGGGCGCTACAACGATATCTACGAGGAGCCGCGCCGCGTGCTGACCGTTCTCAACTCAAACGGTATCAGCGAGATGGCACGCAATCGTAACAAGAGCTTCTGCTGCGGTGGAGGAGGCGGGCGCGCCTGGATGGAGGAGCGCATCGGCAAGCGCATCAATCAAACGCGCGTGAACGAGGCGCTAAGTACGGGTGCGGAAGTGCTGGCCGCGGCCTGTCCGTTCTGCATTACGATGTTCGACGATGGCGTGAAAGGCGTAGAGGCCGAAGAGAAGCTGCAGGTCGAGGATATCTCCGAGATCGTCGCAAGGGCAATAGAGGCTGGATAG
- a CDS encoding electron transfer flavoprotein subunit beta/FixA family protein → MKMYVCIKQIPDPNTVVSKLDPNTKRLVRSGVSLVLDPGDESTISAAIKLRDTIGNSELTAVSMGPASAQEAMRRSLAMGVDRAILVTDPALAGSDALSTARVLAAVLKKEGADLIFCSTESTDGYTGMVPGGIAEFLGIPQLTFAREINIQGQKAVIKRVTLTGYQTVECPLPAVVTIASGSFEAIYPTMKGIMGAKKKPFSQLSLADLGIDASDVGEAGARERVVTIGKVEARAAGQVIKDEGNGAQAIADFLQRHQLL, encoded by the coding sequence ATGAAGATGTATGTCTGTATCAAACAGATTCCTGACCCTAACACCGTCGTTAGCAAGCTCGATCCGAACACCAAACGGCTCGTGCGCAGCGGTGTCTCGCTTGTACTTGACCCGGGCGATGAAAGCACCATCTCCGCGGCCATTAAATTGAGAGATACGATTGGCAACAGCGAATTGACGGCCGTTTCCATGGGGCCTGCCAGCGCGCAGGAAGCCATGCGCCGCTCGCTGGCCATGGGCGTGGATAGGGCAATCCTGGTAACAGATCCCGCGCTGGCCGGTTCTGATGCGCTCAGTACAGCGCGCGTGCTGGCAGCAGTACTGAAGAAAGAGGGCGCGGACCTGATCTTCTGCTCGACCGAGAGTACCGATGGCTATACTGGTATGGTTCCCGGTGGCATCGCGGAATTTCTGGGCATCCCCCAGCTTACTTTTGCGCGCGAGATCAACATCCAGGGCCAGAAAGCGGTTATCAAACGTGTTACCCTGACCGGTTACCAGACCGTTGAATGCCCACTTCCTGCCGTCGTCACCATCGCCAGCGGCTCATTCGAGGCTATTTATCCCACGATGAAAGGGATTATGGGAGCAAAGAAGAAGCCATTCAGCCAGTTGAGCCTTGCCGACCTGGGCATTGATGCTTCTGACGTTGGCGAGGCCGGCGCGCGCGAGCGTGTTGTGACTATAGGAAAAGTCGAGGCTCGTGCTGCCGGCCAGGTAATAAAGGATGAGGGAAACGGCGCGCAGGCGATTGCGGACTTTTTGCAGCGTCACCAGTTGCTTTAG
- a CDS encoding acyl-CoA dehydrogenase, whose translation MAVAHIAEDEQAIIEAIHEIAVERVAPRAAEIDHTGEYPWDMKELLAQQDILAMPFPVEYGGIGASELAVLMAIEELSRHCATTGLILAVQQLGALPIMLAGNEAQKRKYLPPLASGEWLAAFGLTESGSGSDAGAMQTMAVRKGDKYILNGSKRFITNGGLAQVNSVFAITDREKDTRGISAFIVEKDFPGFSVGRIEDKMGIKGSQTAELIFTDCEVPAENLLGQEGDGFKIAMMTLDRTRPGIGAQALGIAQGALDLAVSYSKQRIQFGKPIAENQGIQFMLADMATKVEAARLLVYNAAEMIDRGEKHFSKYSSMAKMYASDIAMEVTNDAIQILGGYGYMKEYPAERMMRDAKITQIYEGTNQIQRLVIARDLLR comes from the coding sequence ATGGCTGTCGCACATATCGCCGAAGACGAACAGGCAATTATCGAAGCAATACACGAGATCGCTGTGGAGCGTGTGGCTCCCCGCGCCGCCGAAATCGACCATACAGGAGAGTATCCCTGGGATATGAAAGAACTACTGGCCCAGCAGGATATCCTGGCCATGCCGTTCCCGGTCGAATATGGCGGCATCGGAGCCAGCGAACTGGCGGTTTTGATGGCAATTGAGGAACTCTCCCGCCATTGTGCCACGACCGGCCTGATTCTGGCCGTGCAGCAGCTTGGCGCGCTGCCGATCATGTTGGCGGGCAATGAGGCACAGAAGCGCAAGTATTTGCCACCCCTGGCCAGCGGTGAGTGGCTTGCCGCCTTTGGACTGACCGAATCAGGCTCCGGTTCCGATGCCGGCGCTATGCAAACCATGGCCGTGCGCAAAGGCGATAAGTACATCCTCAATGGTTCCAAACGCTTTATTACCAATGGTGGTCTTGCCCAGGTGAACTCCGTCTTCGCCATTACTGACCGCGAGAAAGATACGCGCGGCATCAGCGCCTTCATTGTGGAGAAAGACTTCCCAGGCTTTTCCGTTGGTCGCATCGAGGATAAGATGGGCATTAAGGGATCGCAGACGGCAGAGTTGATCTTCACGGATTGCGAAGTACCCGCCGAAAATCTGCTGGGGCAGGAAGGCGATGGTTTCAAAATCGCCATGATGACGCTTGACCGCACGCGTCCCGGCATCGGTGCGCAGGCGCTCGGCATCGCCCAGGGAGCATTAGACCTGGCCGTTTCCTACTCCAAACAGCGCATCCAGTTTGGCAAACCCATCGCAGAAAACCAGGGCATTCAGTTCATGCTGGCGGATATGGCCACCAAGGTCGAAGCCGCGCGTTTGCTGGTCTACAATGCCGCGGAAATGATCGACCGCGGCGAAAAACACTTCAGTAAGTACTCGTCGATGGCCAAGATGTACGCCTCGGATATCGCCATGGAAGTGACCAACGATGCAATTCAAATCCTTGGCGGCTACGGGTATATGAAGGAATACCCGGCAGAGCGGATGATGCGCGATGCCAAAATCACCCAGATTTATGAAGGGACGAACCAGATTCAACGCCTGGTGATCGCGCGTGATTTGTTAAGGTAG
- a CDS encoding Uma2 family endonuclease, whose amino-acid sequence MLSPNTVVQPDVFVILNAGLAKVQDSYIAGAPDLVVEVSSPITAIQDRNKKYYAYTQAGVIEYWIVDPGTRSVEVLILEGGEYHSLGVFRGQATLPSQIVAGLTVHVEQFFPKK is encoded by the coding sequence ATGTTATCGCCCAACACAGTCGTTCAACCCGATGTTTTCGTCATATTGAATGCTGGGCTGGCGAAGGTCCAGGATTCATACATTGCCGGTGCGCCTGACCTTGTCGTCGAAGTTTCATCACCCATTACAGCAATTCAAGACCGCAACAAAAAATATTATGCCTATACGCAAGCAGGCGTGATCGAATATTGGATCGTCGATCCCGGAACCCGCTCGGTTGAAGTATTGATCTTAGAGGGTGGCGAATACCATTCGCTCGGCGTCTTTCGCGGACAGGCAACGCTACCCTCACAGATTGTAGCGGGACTGACAGTACACGTTGAGCAGTTTTTCCCCAAAAAGTAA
- a CDS encoding ribose-phosphate pyrophosphokinase, which translates to MREITIFSGSAHIELAKEICKNLDVPLSPSTIRHFGNDCLYVQLNANCREADVFLIQPLVPPVQENLVELLFMLDAARGASAARTTAVIPYYAYARSDKKDAPRISIAGRLVADLLVTAGANRVLTMTLHSPQVHGFFSVPTDSLNALNVLAGYFRGRDLANTVVVSPDLGRAKTASHFARMLRLPVAAGSKERLSDDKVVVEAIVGDVEGKNVIIIDDEIANGTTIIEILRRLREFHIGRVTVVCTHGLFTGNAIQKLREQPDIVEIVTTNTVPIPPEKRLPNMTILSIAPLMAETIRRIHIGESVSTLFVNAV; encoded by the coding sequence GTGCGTGAAATAACGATATTCAGTGGGTCTGCTCATATTGAACTCGCAAAAGAGATTTGTAAAAACCTGGATGTGCCGCTTTCTCCAAGCACCATCCGGCATTTCGGCAACGATTGCCTGTATGTACAACTGAATGCCAATTGTCGCGAGGCCGATGTCTTTCTCATTCAGCCGCTCGTTCCACCTGTACAGGAAAACCTGGTCGAACTGCTGTTCATGCTGGATGCGGCCAGGGGTGCTTCTGCCGCGCGCACAACGGCGGTCATTCCTTATTATGCCTATGCCCGCTCAGATAAAAAGGATGCCCCGCGCATCTCTATCGCGGGCCGCCTGGTCGCCGACCTGCTGGTAACAGCTGGGGCCAATCGTGTTTTGACCATGACGCTGCACTCGCCCCAGGTGCATGGCTTCTTCAGCGTCCCCACGGACAGCCTGAACGCGCTCAACGTGCTGGCAGGATACTTCCGTGGCCGCGACCTGGCGAACACCGTCGTCGTCTCCCCTGACCTGGGACGCGCCAAGACCGCTTCGCATTTCGCGCGCATGCTCAGACTTCCAGTCGCGGCGGGTAGCAAGGAACGTCTCAGCGATGACAAGGTTGTGGTAGAGGCCATTGTCGGCGATGTCGAGGGCAAAAATGTGATCATCATCGACGACGAGATCGCCAACGGTACCACAATCATCGAGATTTTGAGGCGCCTGCGCGAGTTCCATATCGGTCGTGTCACCGTTGTTTGCACGCATGGCCTCTTTACCGGCAATGCTATTCAAAAACTGCGCGAACAGCCGGATATCGTAGAAATCGTCACTACCAATACCGTGCCGATACCGCCCGAAAAGCGCCTGCCCAATATGACCATCCTCTCCATTGCGCCTCTGATGGCCGAAACGATACGGCGCATTCACATTGGTGAATCCGTGAGTACATTGTTCGTGAATGCGGTGTGA
- a CDS encoding sugar ABC transporter permease, whose product MAMIAKGQSPETVLPQKKKPGGRQRGQESRITWSAWIWIAPAVILLLAFFIYPLIQTIILSFEKTDLLGNVTGFVGWQNYKEIFTDPNLLNTLKNNLIWLVLATILTVGLGLVIAVLVDRVRIEALVKSMLFIPMAISATAAGIIWRFVYAYVPVGNGNEYGLLNAFLGLFGAQPQAWVTDQRFATFSLIVIYVWIWTGFCMVIISAALKGIPDDVIEAAKMDGAGRFTMFWRIMVPMIGPTLGVVITTMIINVLKIFDVVYVVTGGNYGTNVVAVQFFQEYFLNSQYGIGSALAILLTIAILPVMVINIRRMRAEERAR is encoded by the coding sequence ATGGCAATGATAGCTAAAGGGCAATCTCCTGAGACTGTCCTTCCGCAAAAAAAGAAGCCAGGCGGCAGGCAAAGGGGACAGGAATCCCGCATTACCTGGTCGGCCTGGATATGGATCGCGCCGGCCGTGATCTTACTGCTGGCCTTCTTCATCTATCCGCTCATCCAGACCATTATTCTTAGTTTTGAAAAGACCGACCTGTTGGGCAACGTGACCGGATTCGTCGGATGGCAGAATTATAAAGAGATTTTCACCGATCCCAACCTGCTTAACACGCTGAAGAACAACTTGATCTGGCTTGTGCTGGCAACGATTCTGACCGTCGGGTTGGGCCTGGTCATCGCAGTGTTGGTAGACAGAGTGAGGATCGAGGCGTTAGTCAAATCCATGCTGTTCATCCCAATGGCAATCTCGGCCACCGCAGCAGGTATTATCTGGCGCTTCGTCTACGCCTATGTACCGGTTGGTAATGGCAATGAGTATGGTCTGCTCAACGCTTTCCTGGGACTTTTCGGCGCGCAACCCCAGGCCTGGGTCACCGATCAACGCTTCGCCACCTTCTCGCTGATCGTCATTTACGTCTGGATCTGGACCGGCTTTTGCATGGTTATTATCTCTGCGGCCCTCAAAGGCATTCCAGACGATGTCATCGAAGCGGCCAAGATGGATGGCGCGGGCCGTTTTACTATGTTCTGGCGCATCATGGTCCCCATGATCGGCCCGACTCTTGGTGTCGTCATCACCACCATGATCATAAACGTCCTGAAAATCTTTGACGTTGTTTATGTCGTTACCGGCGGTAATTACGGCACTAATGTCGTTGCTGTGCAGTTCTTCCAGGAGTATTTCCTCAATTCCCAGTATGGCATCGGTAGCGCACTGGCAATACTCCTCACCATCGCTATTTTGCCGGTCATGGTCATTAATATTCGCAGAATGCGAGCAGAGGAGAGAGCACGATGA
- a CDS encoding dirigent protein: MMKKLLVLTASISLVVGVIIGMFLSLRTGSTVSANSGQTIHVVEHAITDTVQHFHPPHDSLGDVLAFHNPVFDAQDKKQVGEDNGQCIRTVVKGKKEWECFWTVFLAQGQITVEGPYYDDGTDSTLAITGGTGAFMEAKGQMLLHATGNPPGSEYDFIYMLAD, from the coding sequence ATGATGAAGAAACTCCTCGTTCTCACAGCATCAATCTCACTCGTAGTAGGTGTCATTATAGGTATGTTCTTGAGCTTGCGTACCGGCTCAACGGTCAGCGCTAATAGCGGGCAAACGATCCATGTTGTCGAGCATGCCATCACCGATACTGTGCAACACTTTCATCCACCCCATGATTCGCTCGGCGACGTGTTAGCTTTCCACAATCCTGTCTTCGATGCTCAGGACAAGAAACAGGTCGGCGAGGATAATGGTCAGTGCATTCGTACCGTAGTCAAGGGTAAGAAGGAATGGGAGTGTTTCTGGACAGTCTTCCTCGCGCAGGGCCAGATCACGGTCGAGGGGCCATACTATGACGATGGTACCGATTCGACACTGGCAATCACAGGTGGCACAGGTGCCTTTATGGAAGCGAAAGGGCAGATGTTACTGCACGCCACGGGCAATCCTCCCGGCTCCGAATACGACTTTATCTACATGCTGGCAGACTAG
- a CDS encoding ABC transporter substrate-binding protein yields the protein MPVYDRRNRRDLDQLVEEYVSTNKINRRQFLKRATAAGLSLSAASSLLAACGGGSSGGVNSSGTPTKVSSIDALTEWSGEELDSFNAINAAFTQKTGIKVNVESTRDLLTVLTTRVRGNNPPDIAGMPSLTLFQQLGSQGKLLNLDSIVGNEYSQNYAPTWRQLASVNGHIYAVLPKANTKGTIWYSPKVFQANGYSIPTDWNGLISLSNQIASSGKYPWSMGVESSGSSGWPGADWIDQIYINLNGPDLYDQWVAHKIPWTHNSIKSAFQMFGQIVNGKHYINGAPQSILATNFQDASYLPFDNPPKAYMYYLGDFTEGFITAQFPGIKAGTDYNFFPFPTINPQYKGADTGGADIMAAFKDNDGTRQFMAFMASADAQSIWVKRGGATSVNKAVPLSDYPTDVARNSAMQLTQATSFRVGADDLMPAAVENAYWAAVLNYIQHPDQLDSILSSMENTASQNYSS from the coding sequence ATGCCAGTCTATGATCGTCGTAACCGTCGGGACCTGGATCAACTCGTCGAAGAGTATGTCTCCACAAACAAAATTAACAGGCGCCAGTTTTTGAAGCGAGCCACCGCGGCCGGTCTGAGCCTCAGCGCAGCTTCTTCGCTCCTGGCTGCCTGTGGTGGTGGTAGTTCGGGTGGGGTTAATAGCAGCGGTACCCCAACGAAAGTCTCATCCATTGACGCGCTGACCGAATGGAGCGGTGAAGAGCTTGATTCCTTCAACGCCATCAACGCGGCATTCACCCAGAAGACCGGCATTAAAGTCAACGTCGAATCAACACGTGACCTGCTCACCGTTCTGACAACGCGTGTGCGCGGCAATAATCCGCCCGATATTGCTGGTATGCCCTCATTGACCCTATTCCAACAGTTGGGCTCTCAAGGGAAACTGCTAAACCTGGATTCCATTGTAGGAAACGAATACTCGCAGAACTATGCTCCGACCTGGCGCCAGCTAGCTTCCGTCAACGGCCACATCTATGCTGTCTTGCCGAAAGCCAACACCAAGGGCACCATATGGTATAGTCCCAAGGTCTTCCAGGCCAATGGCTATAGCATTCCCACAGACTGGAATGGCTTGATCAGCCTATCAAACCAGATCGCCAGCAGTGGTAAATACCCCTGGTCGATGGGTGTGGAGAGTTCTGGCTCCAGCGGGTGGCCCGGTGCCGACTGGATTGACCAGATCTATATCAACCTTAATGGCCCTGATCTGTATGACCAGTGGGTTGCTCACAAGATCCCCTGGACGCACAACAGCATCAAAAGTGCGTTCCAGATGTTTGGCCAGATTGTCAACGGCAAACACTACATCAATGGCGCGCCGCAATCTATCCTGGCCACCAACTTCCAGGATGCGTCTTACCTGCCATTTGATAATCCGCCTAAGGCCTACATGTACTACCTGGGTGACTTCACGGAAGGATTCATCACGGCACAGTTCCCCGGTATCAAGGCCGGTACGGATTACAACTTCTTCCCGTTCCCGACCATCAACCCCCAGTACAAAGGCGCGGACACCGGTGGCGCAGACATCATGGCAGCCTTTAAAGACAACGATGGCACGCGCCAGTTCATGGCGTTCATGGCCTCGGCTGACGCGCAGAGCATCTGGGTGAAGCGCGGCGGCGCCACCTCTGTGAACAAAGCCGTACCTCTGAGTGACTATCCCACCGATGTCGCGCGTAATTCCGCCATGCAGTTGACTCAGGCTACCTCGTTTAGAGTTGGCGCCGATGACTTGATGCCTGCCGCCGTAGAAAATGCCTACTGGGCAGCCGTACTGAATTATATCCAGCATCCAGATCAGCTGGATAGCATTCTCAGTTCCATGGAAAACACAGCGTCACAGAACTATAGCTCGTAG
- a CDS encoding aldo/keto reductase, whose product MKPRRLGNTDMDITPIGFGAWAVGGGGYRFGWGPQDDEQSMAAIHRALDLGINWIDTAAVYGLGHSEEIVGRVLKDRAERPYVFTKCARVWNDRGEISGNLKAASIRRECEASLRRLQVEAIDLYQMHWPDPEQDIEEGWETMAQLKREGKVRFIGVSNFTVEQMQRIMRIAPISSLQPPYSLIKRDVEQEILPFCQENDIGVIVYSPMMSGLLTGTMTRERIKKLPEDDWRRRDPEFQEPRLSRNLALVEKLGEIAYLHGRTVGEVAIAWTLANPAVTAAIVGARNPDQVDGIIGAAEFRLTHLELSEIEKFLQENP is encoded by the coding sequence ATGAAGCCACGACGACTTGGAAATACGGATATGGATATTACGCCCATTGGCTTTGGGGCCTGGGCAGTTGGTGGAGGCGGCTATCGATTCGGTTGGGGACCACAGGATGACGAACAATCCATGGCCGCCATCCATCGCGCGCTTGACCTCGGCATCAATTGGATCGATACGGCGGCCGTCTATGGACTCGGCCATTCGGAAGAGATCGTTGGCCGCGTCTTGAAGGACCGCGCGGAGCGACCCTACGTGTTTACAAAGTGCGCGCGCGTCTGGAATGACCGCGGCGAGATCAGCGGCAACTTGAAAGCGGCATCGATCAGGCGTGAGTGCGAGGCGAGCCTGCGCCGTCTGCAAGTAGAGGCTATTGATCTCTACCAGATGCACTGGCCGGACCCTGAGCAAGATATCGAAGAGGGATGGGAGACGATGGCCCAGCTTAAACGGGAAGGCAAGGTGCGCTTTATCGGCGTCTCGAACTTCACCGTCGAGCAGATGCAACGCATTATGCGGATCGCTCCTATCAGTTCGCTGCAGCCGCCGTATTCCTTAATCAAGCGAGATGTCGAGCAAGAAATTCTGCCATTTTGCCAGGAAAATGACATAGGCGTCATTGTCTATTCTCCCATGATGTCCGGCCTGCTCACCGGTACAATGACTCGCGAGCGCATCAAGAAGCTACCCGAAGATGACTGGCGTAGGCGCGATCCCGAATTTCAGGAGCCTCGCCTGTCACGCAACCTGGCGCTGGTGGAAAAGCTAGGTGAGATCGCCTACCTGCATGGACGCACTGTCGGTGAGGTTGCTATTGCCTGGACGCTGGCAAACCCCGCCGTAACCGCAGCCATCGTAGGAGCGCGTAACCCCGACCAGGTCGACGGTATCATCGGAGCCGCCGAGTTCCGTCTCACTCACTTAGAACTGAGCGAGATCGAGAAATTCCTGCAAGAAAATCCCTGA
- a CDS encoding electron transfer flavoprotein subunit alpha/FixB family protein, giving the protein MPNTIWVLVELEDGKPARSSLEVLSKAAQLGRAEAIVLGSAAAEVAPTLGEYGAEKVYAHADAAYDDYLTLPAVDTISQLLQQHQPALLLLATTYDLRDIAARLDVRNNMGLITDATDLQFDGDTLLVTVPWGGENVVTATFPKSGTGIVLARPKAFSVERHEGKTAEVEMLNIALNAESQQIKILERIEVQSEGPALEDATVIVSGGRGLGKPENFRLVEELATALGGAAGATRAIVDAGWVPYSYQVGQTGKTVKPTLYIACGISGAIQHLAGMKGSKYIVAINRDEHAPIFSVADFGVIGDVLTILPQLTQEVKKRKAQ; this is encoded by the coding sequence ATGCCAAATACTATCTGGGTGCTGGTTGAATTGGAGGATGGCAAGCCTGCTCGCTCTTCGCTGGAAGTGCTGAGTAAGGCCGCGCAACTGGGGCGCGCCGAGGCTATCGTGCTTGGATCGGCCGCTGCTGAAGTTGCTCCAACGCTGGGAGAATATGGAGCCGAGAAGGTTTATGCGCACGCCGATGCCGCCTATGATGATTATCTGACGTTGCCGGCCGTTGATACGATCAGCCAGTTATTGCAGCAACATCAACCGGCGCTTTTGCTGCTGGCCACGACCTATGATTTACGCGATATAGCTGCCCGGCTGGATGTACGCAACAACATGGGCCTGATTACCGATGCCACGGATCTGCAATTTGATGGAGATACCCTGCTGGTAACGGTGCCGTGGGGCGGTGAGAACGTGGTAACTGCTACTTTCCCCAAATCGGGAACGGGCATCGTGCTGGCACGCCCGAAGGCGTTTTCGGTGGAACGACACGAGGGCAAGACCGCTGAGGTCGAAATGTTGAATATCGCGCTCAATGCTGAATCGCAGCAGATCAAGATTCTGGAGCGTATCGAGGTGCAGAGCGAAGGCCCGGCGCTTGAGGATGCGACGGTGATTGTTAGTGGCGGGCGCGGACTTGGCAAGCCGGAGAACTTCCGCCTGGTTGAGGAACTGGCAACTGCGTTAGGTGGCGCTGCCGGAGCGACTCGCGCCATTGTCGATGCCGGTTGGGTTCCATACAGCTACCAGGTTGGTCAGACAGGGAAGACGGTCAAGCCGACGCTCTACATCGCCTGCGGCATCAGTGGTGCTATTCAACACCTGGCGGGCATGAAAGGCTCTAAATATATTGTGGCCATCAACAGGGACGAACACGCGCCCATCTTCTCCGTCGCCGATTTTGGCGTCATCGGCGATGTATTGACCATTTTGCCTCAGCTGACACAGGAAGTGAAGAAACGCAAGGCACAATAA